The following are encoded in a window of Amycolatopsis lexingtonensis genomic DNA:
- a CDS encoding ubiquitin-like protein Pup has protein sequence MAQEKIEKHGGGDSDEEFDDTGAAGQERREKLGEDVDTILDEIDDVLEENAEDFVRAYVQKGGE, from the coding sequence ATGGCCCAGGAAAAGATCGAAAAGCACGGCGGTGGTGACTCCGACGAGGAGTTCGACGACACCGGCGCGGCGGGTCAGGAGCGGCGCGAAAAGCTCGGCGAGGACGTCGACACGATCCTCGACGAGATCGACGACGTGCTCGAAGAGAACGCCGAGGACTTCGTCCGGGCCTACGTGCAGAAGGGCGGCGAGTAG
- the dop gene encoding depupylase/deamidase Dop: MRRIMGTEVEYGISVPGDATANPVLTSTQVVLAYAAAADIPRARRARWDYEVESPLRDARGFDLTGPGGPGHDPDVEDLGAANVILTNGARLYVDHAHPEYSAPEVTNARDAVIWDKAGERVMEEAALKAASVPGQPQLQLYKNNVDGKGASYGTHENYLMARSTPFTAVIAGLTPFFVSRQVVTGSGRVGIGQQSEEAGFQLSQRADYIEVEVGLETTLKRGIINTRDEPHADADKYRRLHVIIGDANMSEYSTYLKVGTTALVLDLIESGIRFDDLKLDEPVKAVHQISHDPTLKTQVALANGKKYTGLDLQFAYHEIASQNLERTGADQASKEVLRVWGEVLDALARDPQECADRLDWPAKLRLLEGYRQRDNLAWGAPRLRLVDLQYSDVRLAKGLYNRLVTRGSMKRLVSEEEVLAAVTTPPSDTRAYFRGRALEKYAASIAAASWDSVIFDVGKESLVRIPTLEPLRGTKAHVGKLLDNAATAEELVEALTGSD, translated from the coding sequence ATGCGGCGGATCATGGGAACCGAAGTCGAGTACGGCATCTCCGTGCCGGGCGACGCGACGGCGAACCCGGTACTCACCTCCACCCAGGTCGTGCTGGCCTACGCGGCCGCGGCCGACATCCCGCGCGCCCGCCGGGCGCGGTGGGACTACGAGGTGGAGAGCCCGCTTCGGGACGCGCGCGGGTTCGACCTGACCGGCCCCGGCGGGCCGGGCCACGACCCGGACGTCGAGGACCTGGGCGCGGCGAACGTCATCCTGACCAACGGGGCGCGGCTGTACGTCGACCACGCGCACCCGGAGTACTCGGCGCCCGAGGTGACGAACGCGCGCGACGCGGTCATCTGGGACAAGGCGGGCGAACGGGTGATGGAGGAGGCCGCGCTGAAGGCGGCGTCCGTCCCGGGCCAGCCGCAGCTGCAGCTCTACAAGAACAACGTCGACGGCAAGGGCGCGAGCTACGGCACGCACGAGAACTACCTGATGGCGCGGTCGACGCCGTTCACCGCGGTGATCGCGGGGCTGACGCCGTTCTTCGTGTCGAGGCAGGTGGTGACCGGCTCGGGCCGGGTCGGGATCGGCCAGCAGAGTGAAGAGGCCGGGTTCCAGCTCTCCCAGCGTGCGGACTACATCGAGGTCGAGGTCGGCCTGGAGACCACGCTGAAGCGCGGGATCATCAACACGCGCGACGAGCCGCACGCGGACGCGGACAAGTACCGCCGGCTGCACGTCATCATCGGCGACGCGAACATGTCGGAGTACTCGACGTACCTGAAGGTCGGGACGACGGCGCTGGTGCTGGACCTGATCGAGTCGGGCATCCGCTTCGACGACCTGAAGCTCGACGAGCCGGTCAAGGCGGTGCACCAGATCAGCCACGACCCGACGCTGAAGACGCAGGTCGCGCTGGCGAACGGCAAGAAGTACACCGGTCTCGACCTGCAGTTCGCCTACCACGAGATCGCTTCGCAGAACCTGGAGCGCACGGGCGCCGACCAGGCGTCGAAGGAGGTCCTGCGGGTCTGGGGCGAGGTGCTGGACGCGCTGGCGCGCGACCCGCAGGAGTGCGCCGACCGGCTGGACTGGCCGGCGAAGCTGCGGCTGCTGGAGGGCTACCGGCAGCGGGACAACCTGGCCTGGGGCGCGCCGCGGCTGCGCCTGGTCGACCTGCAGTACTCGGACGTGCGCCTGGCCAAGGGCCTGTACAACCGCCTGGTGACGCGCGGCTCGATGAAGCGGCTGGTCTCGGAGGAAGAGGTGCTCGCCGCGGTCACGACGCCGCCGTCGGACACGCGGGCGTACTTCCGGGGCCGGGCGCTGGAGAAGTACGCGGCGTCGATCGCGGCCGCGTCGTGGGATTCGGTCATCTTCGACGTGGGCAAGGAGTCACTGGTGCGCATCCCGACCCTGGAGCCGTTGCGGGGGACGAAGGCGCACGTCGGCAAGCTGCTGGACAACGCGGCGACCGCGGAAGAGCTCGTGGAGGCGCTCACCGGTTCGGACTAG
- a CDS encoding NUDIX hydrolase yields the protein MPGSDELVALYDQAGSVVGETTRARVRADALWHAAGVVLVRSSDGKAVYVHLRTPDKDVFPSTWDCWAGGVVAAGETPAECARRELAEELGVHGVEPVPLFTKVYDDGRNRCHNFAFEVRWDGPIRHQAEEIVEGRWIPLEELRAWIDDPAPALPFIPDGREGVQEWFRRYG from the coding sequence ATGCCAGGCAGTGACGAACTCGTTGCCCTCTATGACCAGGCCGGCTCGGTGGTCGGCGAGACCACCCGCGCCCGCGTCCGCGCCGACGCCCTGTGGCACGCCGCCGGCGTCGTCCTGGTCCGTTCGAGTGACGGAAAAGCCGTCTACGTGCACCTCCGCACCCCGGACAAGGACGTGTTCCCCTCGACCTGGGACTGCTGGGCCGGCGGCGTGGTCGCCGCGGGCGAAACCCCGGCCGAGTGCGCCCGCCGCGAACTGGCGGAAGAACTCGGCGTCCACGGGGTGGAACCCGTTCCCCTGTTCACCAAGGTCTACGACGACGGCCGCAACCGCTGCCACAACTTCGCCTTCGAGGTCCGCTGGGACGGCCCGATCCGCCACCAGGCCGAAGAGATCGTCGAAGGCCGCTGGATCCCGCTCGAAGAGCTGCGCGCCTGGATCGACGACCCGGCACCCGCGCTGCCCTTCATCCCCGACGGCCGCGAAGGCGTCCAGGAGTGGTTCCGCCGCTACGGCTGA
- a CDS encoding aldo/keto reductase produces MRGAVDRIALGLAALGRPAYINLGRDGALPPVRDVASMRAATFEVLDDAYAAGVRHVDVARSYGRSEEFLAGWLAERGHADVEVSSKWGYAYVGQWRLDAEVHEVKEHSAARFAAQWAETLALLGERVGLYQVHSLTVDSPLFTDEPLVEALAELAANGVAVGFSTSGPKQADAIERAFALEVAGQPVFSAVQSTWNVLEPSAGRALEAAHAAGKRVLVKETLANGRLAVEAPPAVLDVAAAHETGPDAVAVAAVLGQDWADRAVIGPASPAQLAANLRATTLALSAEERGALADLAENPQEYWRHRSSLQWD; encoded by the coding sequence GTGAGGGGCGCCGTGGACCGCATCGCACTGGGCCTGGCCGCGCTCGGCAGGCCCGCGTACATCAACCTGGGCCGCGACGGGGCGCTGCCGCCGGTGCGGGACGTCGCTTCGATGCGCGCGGCGACGTTCGAAGTCCTCGACGACGCCTACGCCGCCGGGGTCCGGCACGTCGACGTCGCCCGGTCGTACGGGCGCTCGGAGGAGTTCCTGGCCGGCTGGCTCGCCGAGCGCGGCCACGCCGACGTCGAGGTCTCGAGCAAGTGGGGCTACGCCTACGTCGGGCAGTGGCGGCTCGACGCCGAAGTGCACGAGGTGAAGGAGCACTCGGCGGCGCGGTTCGCCGCGCAGTGGGCGGAAACCCTGGCGCTGCTGGGGGAGCGGGTCGGGCTCTACCAGGTCCATTCGCTCACTGTGGACAGTCCACTGTTCACCGACGAGCCGTTGGTCGAGGCGCTGGCGGAGCTCGCCGCGAACGGCGTGGCGGTGGGGTTCTCGACGTCCGGGCCGAAGCAGGCCGACGCGATCGAGCGGGCGTTCGCGCTGGAAGTCGCCGGGCAGCCGGTGTTTTCGGCCGTGCAGTCGACGTGGAACGTCCTGGAGCCCTCCGCCGGTCGCGCCCTCGAGGCGGCGCACGCGGCCGGGAAGCGGGTCCTGGTCAAGGAAACCCTGGCCAACGGCCGGCTCGCCGTCGAGGCGCCGCCCGCCGTCCTCGACGTCGCCGCGGCGCACGAGACGGGGCCGGACGCGGTCGCTGTGGCCGCGGTGCTGGGACAGGACTGGGCGGACCGCGCGGTCATCGGCCCGGCGAGCCCGGCCCAGCTGGCGGCGAACCTGCGCGCCACCACGCTTGCCCTGAGCGCCGAGGAGCGCGGCGCGCTCGCGGACCTCGCCGAGAACCCGCAGGAGTACTGGCGACACCGGTCCTCCTTGCAGTGGGACTGA
- a CDS encoding ArsR/SmtB family transcription factor, which translates to MTTRTESEPDVEHLLDVFKALANPVRLQVLRWLREPERHFPVERAIADPAEVGVCVSHIQEKLGLAQSTVSAYMASLQRASLVRATRVGKWTHYKRDEARIAEFVAVLGHSL; encoded by the coding sequence ATGACGACACGCACCGAATCCGAGCCTGACGTCGAGCACCTGCTCGACGTCTTCAAGGCGCTCGCGAACCCGGTCCGGCTCCAGGTCCTGCGGTGGCTGCGGGAGCCGGAGCGGCACTTCCCGGTCGAGCGCGCGATCGCCGACCCGGCCGAGGTCGGCGTGTGCGTGAGCCACATCCAGGAGAAGCTGGGGCTCGCGCAGTCGACCGTGTCGGCGTACATGGCGTCGCTCCAGCGCGCCAGCCTGGTCCGGGCGACGCGCGTCGGCAAGTGGACGCACTACAAGCGCGACGAGGCCCGGATCGCGGAGTTCGTCGCCGTGCTCGGCCACTCCCTCTGA
- a CDS encoding TIGR03620 family F420-dependent LLM class oxidoreductase has protein sequence MGTIENMRLGRYGIWTFDFENQPAGLIRDSVQELEELGWPAVWIPETERREALTHAGFLLAATERLTVVNGIAQIWAREPQWTHGGARLLAEAYPDRHLLGLGYGGGGKPGTRPLQAMTDYLDALDAFPASGTPIRRLLAAYGPKMLELARDRSAGAHTYHVTPEHTAQAREILGDGPFLGVEHAVLFETDAAEARATARAHLHTYLTSKYNIAKFLRLGYTEADIDSGRGSDRLVDDLVFWGDLDTITAKLGAHLDAGADHVGIQVLGAGPSTSVMPHWRRLAEALLPAGVA, from the coding sequence ATGGGCACGATCGAGAACATGCGGCTCGGCCGCTACGGCATCTGGACGTTCGACTTCGAGAACCAGCCGGCCGGCCTGATCCGGGACTCCGTGCAGGAGCTGGAAGAGCTCGGCTGGCCGGCCGTCTGGATCCCCGAAACCGAGCGACGCGAAGCCTTGACGCACGCGGGGTTCCTGCTCGCGGCCACCGAGCGCCTCACCGTCGTCAACGGGATCGCGCAGATCTGGGCCCGCGAGCCCCAGTGGACCCACGGCGGCGCCCGGCTCCTGGCCGAGGCCTACCCGGACCGCCACCTGCTGGGCCTCGGCTACGGCGGCGGCGGCAAGCCCGGCACCCGGCCACTGCAGGCGATGACCGATTACCTCGACGCCCTGGACGCCTTCCCCGCCTCCGGGACGCCGATCCGGCGGCTGCTCGCCGCGTACGGGCCGAAGATGCTGGAACTGGCCCGCGACCGCTCGGCGGGCGCGCACACCTACCACGTGACCCCGGAGCACACGGCCCAGGCACGCGAGATCCTCGGCGACGGCCCGTTCCTCGGCGTCGAGCACGCCGTGCTGTTCGAGACCGACGCGGCCGAGGCGCGGGCGACCGCCCGCGCCCACCTGCACACCTACCTCACGTCGAAGTACAACATCGCCAAGTTCCTGCGCCTCGGCTACACCGAAGCGGACATCGACAGCGGCCGCGGCAGCGACCGCCTCGTCGACGACCTCGTCTTCTGGGGCGACCTCGACACGATCACCGCCAAGCTGGGCGCCCACCTCGACGCCGGTGCCGACCACGTCGGCATCCAGGTGCTCGGGGCCGGACCGAGCACCTCCGTCATGCCACACTGGCGCCGGCTGGCCGAAGCGCTGCTACCCGCCGGCGTCGCGTAG
- a CDS encoding DUF3626 domain-containing protein, which yields MARGNGKPRWQAAVRHVAGRVTGPPLPEDLDVTVHFHPERLVGNVPLLRHLRADGVYRSQFETGTGNGGLTAHVGGDRWRWEHRIFGGVYDDLPPSARPKYGSLNHRRRPAGGSVRFGSSHLRLKREVLTRVTFCYPDSFREPADFGTVAHLPLLPLVEADAPDELDDYIEAHVHGPLLVPSDVAALVLDPAFRGTDVEAAAAGFGCPTYWHHGFRLSVAVLAEHADYRGEDVVRAGADIAENGWLDARVIGEAVRAGRHDPQVLKRVWHCTARFGLRDAGG from the coding sequence ATGGCCCGGGGGAACGGGAAACCGCGCTGGCAGGCGGCGGTGCGCCACGTCGCCGGCCGGGTGACCGGGCCGCCGCTGCCCGAAGACCTCGACGTCACCGTGCACTTCCACCCGGAACGCCTGGTGGGGAACGTCCCGCTGCTGCGGCACCTGCGCGCCGACGGCGTCTACCGCTCGCAGTTCGAGACGGGGACCGGCAACGGCGGCCTGACCGCGCACGTCGGCGGTGACCGGTGGCGCTGGGAGCACCGGATCTTCGGCGGCGTCTACGACGACCTGCCGCCGTCGGCGCGGCCGAAGTACGGCTCCCTCAACCACCGCCGCCGTCCCGCGGGCGGGTCGGTCCGGTTCGGCTCCTCGCACCTGCGCCTGAAGCGGGAAGTGCTCACGCGGGTGACGTTCTGCTACCCCGACAGCTTTCGCGAGCCGGCGGACTTCGGCACGGTCGCGCACCTGCCGCTGCTCCCGCTCGTCGAAGCGGACGCGCCGGACGAACTGGACGACTACATCGAGGCGCACGTCCACGGCCCGCTGCTGGTCCCGTCCGACGTCGCGGCGCTGGTGCTGGACCCGGCGTTCCGCGGCACCGACGTCGAGGCCGCGGCCGCCGGGTTCGGCTGCCCGACGTACTGGCACCACGGGTTCCGGCTCTCCGTGGCCGTCCTGGCCGAGCACGCGGACTACCGCGGCGAGGACGTTGTGCGGGCCGGCGCGGACATCGCCGAAAACGGGTGGCTGGACGCCCGCGTCATCGGCGAGGCCGTCCGCGCCGGGCGGCACGATCCCCAGGTGCTCAAGCGCGTGTGGCACTGCACCGCGCGGTTCGGGCTACGCGACGCCGGCGGGTAG
- a CDS encoding DMT family transporter → MRLAGFGVTVRFALLAVVWGASFLFIKVGLSGLSPAQVALARVALGALALGFVLAVRRRPLPRDPVLWGHLAVVSVLLCVVPFLLFSWAEQYISSGLASIFNATTPLITMLLAAAALPEERFTPPKVAGLLLGFLGVLTIVGVWHGVDVSHQLTAQLACLGATTCYGACFVYMRRFVSPRGTDPVVVAFGQTAAATVLLGLLAPVIATAPVHLDLAVVASMVALGVFGTGLAYVWNVRIIAAWGAANASAVTYLTPVVGVLLGVLVLGEPVSWNQPAGALLVVLGILAAHGRLRARRAAEPELVRP, encoded by the coding sequence ATGCGACTGGCGGGTTTCGGGGTCACGGTGCGGTTCGCGCTGCTGGCCGTGGTCTGGGGTGCGAGTTTCCTGTTCATCAAGGTGGGGCTGAGCGGCCTCTCCCCCGCGCAGGTCGCGCTCGCCCGGGTGGCGCTCGGCGCGCTCGCGCTCGGGTTCGTGCTGGCCGTGCGCCGGCGCCCGCTCCCCCGGGATCCCGTGCTGTGGGGTCACCTCGCCGTCGTGTCGGTACTGCTGTGCGTGGTGCCGTTCCTCTTGTTCTCGTGGGCGGAGCAGTACATTTCGTCCGGTTTGGCCAGTATTTTCAACGCGACCACCCCGCTCATCACGATGCTGCTGGCGGCCGCGGCCCTGCCCGAGGAACGGTTCACCCCGCCGAAGGTCGCCGGGCTGCTGCTGGGTTTCCTCGGGGTGCTCACGATCGTCGGCGTGTGGCACGGCGTCGACGTCTCCCACCAGCTGACCGCGCAGCTCGCCTGCCTCGGCGCGACCACCTGCTACGGCGCCTGCTTCGTGTACATGCGCCGCTTCGTCTCCCCGCGCGGGACGGACCCGGTGGTCGTCGCGTTCGGGCAGACCGCGGCCGCGACCGTGCTCTTGGGACTGCTCGCCCCGGTCATCGCCACGGCACCGGTGCACCTGGACCTCGCCGTGGTGGCGAGCATGGTCGCACTCGGGGTGTTCGGCACCGGGCTGGCCTACGTCTGGAACGTCCGCATCATCGCCGCCTGGGGCGCGGCCAACGCCTCGGCGGTCACGTACCTGACGCCGGTCGTCGGGGTGCTGCTCGGGGTGCTCGTGCTGGGCGAACCGGTGAGCTGGAACCAGCCGGCCGGCGCGCTCCTCGTGGTGCTGGGCATCCTGGCCGCCCACGGCCGGCTGCGGGCGCGCCGCGCCGCCGAGCCGGAGCTGGTCCGCCCCTAG
- the arc gene encoding proteasome ATPase codes for MHHDLPGGRREEADPSATSGAGTTADEQARQIRFLEEEVALLRRKLTDSPRQNRVLEQRLAEASERVSQLTERNTKLVETLREARGQLLALREEVDRLAQPPSGYGVFVEAYEDNTVDVFTAGRKMRVSVSPAVEISSLRRGQALRLNEALTVVEGGGFERTGEVCALREVLAPDVEGGSLRALVVGHADEERVVLLSDLLAEQPLKPGDSLLVDSKAGYAYERVPKAEVEDLVLEEVPDVRYEDIGGLTRQIEQIRDAVELPFLHADLYQEYQLRPPKGVLLYGPPGCGKTLIAKAVANSLAKKVAAARGENEDGKSYFLNIKGPELLNKFVGETERHIRLIFQRAREKASEGTPVIVFFDEMDSIFRTRGSGVSSDVETTIVPQLLSEIDGVEGLENVIVIGASNREDMIDPAILRPGRLDVKIKIERPDAEGAKDIFSKYLAEGLPIHADDLAEFGGDAKATFDAMIQHTVERMYEESDENRFLEVTYANGDKEVLYFRDFNSGAMIQNIVDRAKKSAIKSVLETKQPGLRVQHLLDAIVDEFAENEDLPNTTNPDDWARISGKKGERIVYIRTLVTGKNQDSGRAIDTATNTGQYL; via the coding sequence ATGCATCATGACCTTCCCGGAGGTCGGCGCGAGGAGGCCGACCCTTCAGCAACATCCGGAGCTGGGACGACGGCGGACGAGCAGGCTCGGCAGATCCGTTTTCTCGAGGAAGAAGTGGCGCTGCTGCGCCGCAAACTGACGGACTCGCCACGGCAGAACCGAGTTCTCGAACAACGACTCGCCGAGGCCTCGGAAAGGGTGAGCCAGCTCACCGAGCGCAACACCAAACTGGTCGAGACGCTGCGTGAAGCGCGAGGACAGCTCCTCGCTCTCCGCGAAGAGGTCGACCGGCTGGCCCAGCCACCGTCCGGGTACGGCGTCTTCGTCGAGGCGTACGAGGACAACACGGTGGACGTCTTCACCGCGGGCCGGAAGATGCGGGTGTCGGTTTCGCCCGCGGTCGAGATCTCGTCGTTGCGGCGCGGCCAGGCGCTGCGGCTCAACGAGGCCCTCACCGTGGTCGAAGGCGGCGGTTTCGAGCGCACCGGTGAAGTGTGCGCGTTGCGCGAGGTGCTCGCGCCGGACGTCGAGGGCGGCAGCCTTCGCGCGCTGGTGGTCGGGCACGCGGACGAGGAGCGGGTGGTCCTGCTCTCCGATCTGCTGGCGGAGCAGCCGCTCAAGCCGGGCGACTCGCTCCTGGTCGACTCCAAGGCCGGCTACGCGTACGAGCGCGTGCCGAAGGCGGAGGTCGAGGACCTGGTGCTGGAGGAGGTGCCGGACGTCCGCTACGAGGACATCGGCGGCCTCACCCGGCAGATCGAGCAGATCCGGGACGCGGTGGAACTGCCGTTCCTGCACGCGGACCTGTACCAGGAGTACCAGCTGCGGCCCCCGAAGGGTGTCCTGCTCTACGGCCCGCCGGGCTGCGGCAAGACGCTCATCGCGAAGGCGGTGGCGAACTCGCTGGCCAAGAAGGTGGCCGCGGCGCGGGGCGAAAACGAGGACGGGAAGTCCTACTTCCTGAACATCAAGGGCCCCGAGCTGCTCAACAAGTTCGTCGGCGAGACCGAGCGGCACATCCGCTTGATCTTCCAGCGAGCGCGGGAGAAGGCCTCCGAAGGCACCCCGGTGATCGTGTTCTTCGACGAGATGGACTCGATCTTCCGGACCCGTGGGTCGGGCGTGTCGTCCGACGTCGAGACCACGATCGTGCCGCAGCTGCTGTCGGAGATCGACGGTGTCGAAGGCCTGGAGAACGTCATCGTCATCGGCGCCTCCAACCGCGAAGACATGATCGACCCGGCGATCCTGCGGCCGGGCCGGCTCGACGTCAAGATCAAGATCGAGCGTCCGGACGCCGAAGGCGCGAAGGACATCTTCTCCAAGTACCTGGCCGAAGGCCTGCCGATCCACGCCGACGACCTCGCCGAGTTCGGCGGCGACGCCAAGGCGACGTTCGACGCGATGATCCAGCACACCGTCGAGCGGATGTACGAGGAGAGCGACGAGAACCGGTTCCTCGAGGTGACCTACGCCAACGGGGACAAGGAAGTCCTGTACTTCCGCGACTTCAACTCGGGCGCGATGATCCAGAACATCGTGGACCGGGCCAAGAAGTCGGCGATCAAGTCGGTGCTGGAGACCAAGCAGCCGGGTCTCCGCGTGCAGCACCTGCTCGACGCGATCGTCGACGAGTTCGCGGAGAACGAGGACCTGCCCAACACCACCAACCCGGACGACTGGGCCCGGATCTCCGGCAAGAAGGGCGAGCGGATCGTCTACATCCGCACGCTCGTCACCGGCAAGAACCAGGACTCGGGGCGGGCGATCGACACCGCCACGAACACCGGTCAGTACCTGTAG
- a CDS encoding tRNA (adenine-N1)-methyltransferase, translating into MSVSGPFRAGDRVQLTDSKGRHYTLTLADGGEYHTHRGGLAHDDLIGRPEGSVVTSAGGSTYLALRPLLPDYVLSMPRGAQVIYPKDAAQIVMWGDIFPGARVLEAGAGSGALTCSLLRAVGPAGSVQSYEIREDHAVHAEQNVVKFFGEKPANWSLTVADLASHEGEVDRVVLDMLAPWEQLPNVAAHLVPGGVLTVYVATVTQLSRVTESLREQQCWTEPESWETLMRPWHVVGLAVRPDHRMVAHTAFLLTARRLADGTVSPRVSRRPAKGKG; encoded by the coding sequence TTGTCGGTCAGCGGACCGTTTCGCGCGGGTGATCGGGTGCAGTTGACCGACTCGAAGGGGCGCCACTACACCCTGACGCTGGCCGACGGCGGTGAGTACCACACGCACCGCGGCGGCCTCGCCCACGACGACCTGATCGGCCGTCCTGAAGGGTCGGTCGTGACGTCCGCGGGCGGCTCCACCTACCTCGCGCTGCGTCCCCTCCTGCCGGACTACGTGCTGTCGATGCCGCGCGGCGCGCAGGTGATCTACCCGAAGGACGCCGCCCAGATCGTCATGTGGGGCGACATCTTCCCGGGCGCGCGAGTCCTCGAGGCGGGTGCCGGTTCGGGCGCGCTGACGTGCTCGCTGCTGCGCGCGGTCGGCCCGGCCGGGAGCGTGCAGTCCTACGAGATCCGCGAAGACCACGCCGTGCACGCCGAGCAGAACGTCGTGAAGTTCTTCGGCGAGAAGCCGGCCAACTGGTCGCTCACCGTCGCCGACCTGGCCTCGCACGAAGGCGAGGTCGACCGGGTCGTGCTGGACATGCTGGCCCCGTGGGAGCAGCTGCCGAACGTGGCCGCCCACCTCGTGCCGGGCGGCGTGCTGACCGTCTACGTCGCGACCGTGACGCAGCTTTCGCGGGTCACCGAGTCGCTGCGCGAGCAGCAGTGCTGGACCGAGCCCGAGTCGTGGGAAACGCTCATGCGCCCGTGGCACGTCGTCGGCCTGGCCGTCCGCCCGGACCACCGGATGGTCGCCCACACGGCGTTCCTGCTCACCGCGCGCCGCCTGGCGGACGGGACCGTCTCACCGCGCGTGTCGCGCCGCCCGGCCAAGGGCAAGGGCTAA
- a CDS encoding M50 family metallopeptidase, translated as MAATSEQGTGGTRQAVRPDGGLVLFRVAGVPVLLAPSWWIGSLIVVVLYAPLVGRLLPDASTVTSWLLAGAFALLLGLSVLAHELGHCLVALRLGIPVRRLRLFLLGGLSEVARTPKRPGQEGLVAAAGPAVSLLLGAFCGLLMFAVPPDGAVWLLVAECAVANLAVGVFNLLPGLPLDGGRLVRAGVWAATGIRSKGTRAAVAGGAVVAAGLLVWALWGLATASPDRWLRLGVCVVTAWFVILGARSELAAEARRTWPEGLVLGELVRPVLQLPAESPVSDALAASAGRGVVLVRADGVAAGLLDEGAAERLASTSPHAPAELAAEPIRAETVLLASEPGEDVVERVRETAAWQFLVVDDEGRPAGVLRRDDLRAALNRRTR; from the coding sequence ATGGCCGCGACCAGTGAACAGGGCACCGGGGGCACCCGGCAGGCCGTCCGCCCGGACGGCGGGCTCGTGCTTTTCCGCGTCGCCGGCGTCCCCGTGCTGCTGGCGCCGTCCTGGTGGATCGGCTCGCTGATCGTCGTCGTGCTCTACGCGCCGCTCGTCGGGCGGCTGCTCCCGGACGCCTCCACCGTCACCTCGTGGCTGCTGGCCGGCGCGTTCGCACTGCTGCTGGGGCTTTCCGTGCTCGCGCACGAGCTCGGGCACTGCCTGGTCGCGCTGCGGCTGGGGATCCCCGTGCGGCGGCTGCGCCTGTTCCTGCTCGGCGGCCTGTCCGAAGTGGCCCGCACACCCAAGCGGCCCGGCCAGGAAGGACTGGTCGCCGCGGCCGGGCCGGCGGTGTCGCTGCTGCTCGGGGCGTTCTGCGGCCTGCTGATGTTCGCCGTGCCGCCGGACGGCGCGGTCTGGCTCCTGGTGGCCGAGTGCGCCGTGGCGAACCTCGCCGTCGGCGTGTTCAACCTGCTGCCCGGGCTGCCGCTCGACGGCGGCAGGCTGGTCCGCGCCGGGGTCTGGGCGGCCACCGGGATCCGCTCGAAGGGCACGCGCGCCGCGGTCGCCGGCGGGGCGGTCGTGGCCGCGGGGCTGCTCGTCTGGGCGCTGTGGGGCCTGGCCACCGCGAGCCCGGACCGCTGGCTGCGGCTGGGTGTCTGCGTCGTCACGGCGTGGTTCGTCATCCTCGGCGCGCGCTCGGAGCTGGCCGCCGAGGCGCGCCGCACGTGGCCGGAGGGGCTGGTGCTCGGCGAGCTGGTGCGGCCGGTGCTGCAGCTGCCCGCCGAAAGCCCGGTGTCGGACGCGCTGGCCGCGTCGGCGGGCCGGGGCGTGGTGCTGGTCCGGGCCGACGGTGTCGCGGCCGGGCTGCTCGACGAAGGCGCGGCGGAGCGGCTCGCGAGCACGTCGCCGCACGCGCCGGCCGAGCTGGCCGCCGAGCCGATCCGGGCCGAGACCGTGCTCCTGGCGTCGGAGCCGGGGGAGGACGTCGTCGAGCGGGTCCGCGAGACGGCCGCGTGGCAGTTCCTCGTCGTCGACGACGAGGGCCGTCCGGCGGGCGTGCTGCGCCGGGACGACCTGCGGGCCGCGCTGAACCGCCGCACCCGCTGA